Proteins from a single region of Budorcas taxicolor isolate Tak-1 chromosome 11, Takin1.1, whole genome shotgun sequence:
- the RPL10A gene encoding 60S ribosomal protein L10a: protein MSSKVSRDTLYEAVREVLHGNQRKRRKFLETVELQISLKNYDPQKDKRFSGTVRLKSTPRPKFSVCVLGDQQHCDEAKAVDIPHMDIEALKKLNKNKKLVKKLAKKYDAFLASESLIKQIPRILGPGLNKAGKFPSLLTHNENMVAKVDEVKSTIKFQMKKVLCLAVAVGHVKMTDDELVYNIHLAVNFLVSLLKKNWQNVRALYIKSTMGKPQRLY from the exons ATGAG CAGCAAAGTCTCCCGCGACACCCTCTACGAGGCGGTGCGGGAAGTCCTGCACGGGAACCAGCGCAAGCGCAGAAA gtttttggaGACGGTGGAGCTTCAGatcagcctgaagaactatgaccCTCAGAAGGACAAACGTTTCTCGGGCACCGTCAG GCTTAAGTCCACTCCCCGCCCCAAGTTCTCCGTGTGTGTCTTGGGGGACCAGCAGCATTGTGATGAGGCCAAGGCTGTGGATATCCCCCACATGGACATCGAGGCACTGAAAAAACTCAACAAGAATAAGAAACTGGTCAAGAAGCTGG CCAAGAAATATGATGCCTTTTTGGCTTCAGAGTCTCTGATCAAGCAGATCCCCCGAATCCTGGGCCCAGGCCTGAACAAGGCTGGCAAGTTCCCTTCCTTGCTGACCCACAATGAGAACATGGTGGCCAAAGTTGATGAAGTGAAGTCCACGATCAAGTTCCAGATGAAGAAG GTGCTGTGTCTGGCAGTGGCTGTTGGCCACGTgaagatgacagatgatgagcttGTGTACAACATCCACTTAGCTGTCAACTTCCTGGTATCATTGCTcaagaaaaactggcagaacgtCAGGGCCTTGTACATTAAGAGCACCATGGGCAAGCCCCAGCGTCTGTACTAA